In [Mycobacterium] stephanolepidis, the genomic window TCAGCAACCACCGGCTGTACTGCTCGCCCCACCGCGCTGCGCGGTGCCCCGCGGAGGTCTGACCGACTGCCGATGAGGACCGGCGGGGGCGCCGCACGCTGCCGATCCGGCCCCTCAGCCGGGTCGTTGCAGACGAGCCCTCGTTCACCGCGACCACGCGCGTGTCCTCTCAGAACAGCCCCAACAGCAAATACAAAAGTGCTCGTTTCATGAGGCGTCGGGCGCGGAAATCTCGGCGCAACCCGACGATGAGAACCCTCGTGCAAACGACCGGTATTTCGCGCCCCCAGAAAGGGAACATCCGTTACCAGTTTTCGTACCGGGGGAAATCTAACTACTGAGGCACCATCTGGCAACACCAGAGCCACATGCTTCCGCAATTGTGGCCAGCGTCACTATGGCGATAAGGCAAATGTGCGGTGCGTACAGATCGCCCACGATCAAGATCCCGAACTTTTGGGCTTTGTACTGCGTAAATGGCAGATTTGATCACTCGCCGTAAAGTTCGCTGCGTACATTGTTAACTCGCGGGCCACGGCACCCCGCGTAGCCCCAGCAATGATAGGGCCCGCTTCTGTCAATGACGGCGCAACACATCTGTCACAACCAGAGCCCGCCGCGCGGCGAGTATCCGCGCCCACCAGCCCACACGCCGAGCACGCGGATGGTTTTGCCCATAACTAGACGTCGAATTCAATAAGTTTGGTAACACTCTTAACCACATGGTCACGAAGAAGATGGTGCCCGCGAGGCGCCGCTAACAAGATCCACGTGTTAGCTCGACGATTGATCAGACCAGATCGCGACCGCTGCGAATTCTCCAGTTGAGGTCGATCATCAGAGCGTTGAAGGGAAAGCGGCGCAGCGCATTGGGCAACAGGCGATTGGCGACGCCCAGCAGCGTGACGACACCCCGGAAGGTTCGCTGACGTGCCGGGCTCCAGGGCAGCCTCATCTCATCCCGGAACCGCTGCGGCAAGAATCCCGTCGAGATGAGTCTCGAGAAAGCACCCACCGGCCTGCGCATGAACCGTGGAACCGCAATGGACGCCGACACGATCCGGTACAGGTAGGGCCGGACGTGATCGTCGATATGAACCTGATCCAGGGACTGCTGCCAGTACGCGTCGAACTCCGCACACGACTTCGGCCACATCGCCAGCGGCATCTGCAGCGTGGTTCCCATGACGGCGCCTTCTTGCAGGCACCGCTCGGCCATATCGGGCGTCATCGGACCCACGAAAGCCTCGTACACATCGACGAATCCCTTGTAGAGGCAGATCGCCACCCACTTCTGCAGGTCCGGGTCGAAGGCGTTGTACTGCACCGCGTCTCCGGGGGCCGAACGCACCTGCGCATGCGATCGATTGGTCGCCTTGCGAAATGCCGCCTTCTGCTCGGGGCTGCCCATGGTGGCCACCGCCAGGTAGGTGAATGTGGTGCGCGCCCGCTTGACGGGGTGCAGATCGGCGCGTCCACTCTCTACCTTGCTATCGACGACGCCGTATCCCACACCGGGGCGCGCCAATTGCATGACGATGTTGGCCGGGCCCGCCAGCAGGGCCAGCCCCATCATGTTGTCGACCATGGTGGGCTGACGCCGCCAAGACCATCCCGGCGAGAGACGCGCAGCCGGTGGTACCGGCTCGCCGCGACGACTCCGGGTACCCGGGCCGCCGTCACCGACGACCGTTTCATCCACTTCAGACACCCGCTCGATTGTCACCGTTGACCCCTTAATCTGCGAACGATTGTTCTCAAATATCTCTCAATGGGGTGCCACCTGTCAAGATGTACTGGTGACGTCATCGCGGGTCTATGGGGGTGTACAGGCCCCCGACCGCCAGGCCGAGCGTCGGAATCGGCTCCTAGAGGCGGGTCTTGACCTACTGACCTCCGGTCCCGCGCCGAGCGTGACGGTCCGCGGCGTATGCAAGCAGGCCGGCGTGGTCGCCCGGTACTTCTATGAAAACTTCACCGACCTGGACGAGCTGACGGCGCAGGTGTACGACGGCGTGATCGGCGAGGTCGCCACCTCAACCCAGAAAGCAGTGGACGCCGCGCCGCTGCGCAAGAAGACCGCAGCCGGTATCGCCAATATCGTGCACGTCATTGCCGCCGACCCACGAATCGGCCACCTGCTCTTCGGTAGCAATCCGGCGAATTCGGTAATCGCACAACGCCGTAGCGCGGCAGAGCAGCTCTTCGCGGCGCTCTCCGGTCAACACTTGAACAAGACATATCAGCTACCGAACGATGAATCGATGCGCGCCGCAGCTTATTTCGCCGTCGGCGGCGTCGGCCAGACGCTCGCGGCCTGGGTTTCCGGCCAGTTGACGCTGAGTTCGGACGAGCTCATCGCCGTCTTGACCCGGCTCCTCGACCCGGTCAGGCGGTAGCGACCTCCCGCGGGGTGCGCTCAGCAGCCGCCTTCGGCGCTACCGTTACATCCGCTGCGGTGAATTCCTTGGTCCAGCAAGCAAATTCCAAAGTAATTCCATCGGGATCGAGGAAGTAGAAGGACCGCACGTACACGCCCGGATGCAGCTCCTTCGATACCTGGAATTCACTCTCGTCATGGTTGAGAATGGGCCCCACTCGCACACCCTTGGCCTTGAGCTTGACACGGTACTCGTCGAACTTCTCGGCGGGGACGTGCAACGAGATGTGGTTCATGGAGCTCACGGCACTCACGATGTCGCCGATTCCCGGAATGGCAGGCGGGGCCGAAATGCCCGGGACGCCGTCCGGCGCGTCCTTGAACCAGAAGAATGCCAGGCTGTCGCCGCCCCCGGCATCGAAGAAGAAGTGCTGCCCCTGCCCCATGGGCAGATCGAGCGACTTGATGAGCGGCATGCCCAGCACGTTGGTGTAAAAGTCCACGGTGCGCGCCATGTCCGAACACACAAGCGCCACATGGTTGAACCCGCCGAACTCGAACTCGGAGTTGGGGTTGTTCGGTTTGATCATCGTCACGGGGAGCCTCCTTGATCCGACCGCATGACTGTCTTGCGCTTTACGCTAACCTGAATCTAACATCAGATTCAGAAACGGGTCAATACCCGTTCGGCGAGAGAGGGACGTCGTGGTCCAACCCACCGTGCGAGGCCGTCAAACCCAGGCCGCGATCGATGAGGCCGCCCGAACTGTCATTGCCCGCAAGGGAATACTCGCCACCACCGTCGCCGATATCGCTACCGAGGCGGGCCGGTCCACGGCATCGTTCTACAACTACTACGACTCCAAAGAGGCGATGGTCGCGCAGTGGGCCATGCGATTTCGCACCGAGGCGCAGGAACGGGTATCTGCGGTCATCGGGCACGGGCGCTCCAACAAGCAGCGCGCGCGAGACATCGCGACCGCACACTGGCTCACCTGGCGCCACCAACTCGCCGAGATGATCAGCGTGTCGCAGCTGGCCATGATCAACGCCGAATTCGCCGAGTTCTGGAACCAGATGTGTTCCGAGCCCATCGATTTCCTGACCACCACCATCAAACGCGCACAGCGCGACGGATACAGCCCCGGCAACGATCCGCACCTCATGGCCAGCGCCATCGTCTCGATGATGAACCAGTTCGCCTACAACCAGCTCAGCCAGGGAAATGCCGCCACCGTCGACGACGATGCCTGCATCGACACCCTGGCCGGAATCTGTTATCGCGCCATCTATTCCAAGGAGGTCTGCTGAATGCCCACCGAATTGACCGTCGAGCGAGAGTTTGTCGGGCTGCCATCGCCCACCGCGGGACGCAACGGCGCCGGCGGACATCCATGCCAGGGGCTGTACCACCGGGCCGCGGGTACCCGGCCCAGGATCGCCTTCATCGCCACCCACTATCAGATCGACTTCTCAGAGCATTACATCGCCGAATACCTGGCGCGGCACGGATACGGTTTCCTGGGCTGGAACACCCGATTCCGGGGATTCGAAAGCCACTTCCTGCTCGACCACGCCCTGGTCGACATCGGTGTGGGCGTGCGCTGGCTACAGGAAGAGGCGGGCGTGGAAACCGTGCTGCTGCTGGGCAATTCCGGAGGCGGCTCGCTCATGGCGGCGTATCAGTCACAAGCGGCGGCTCCCAAGGTGACACCCCTGGAGGGCATGCGCCCCGCGCAGGGGCTGGACACTCTGCCTGCCGCATCGGGCTACGTCGCCAGCGCCGCACACCTGGGCCGCCCCGACGTGCTGACCGACTGGATGGACGCCTCGGTCATCGATGAAAGCGACCCGACTTCCACCGACCCGGCCTTGGACCTGTTCAACGAGGACAACGGACCGGCTTACTCCCCAGCATTCGTCACCAAGTACCGCGAAGGACAGGTGGCGCGTAACCACCGGATCACCGCATGGGCGCTCGACGAGCTCGCCCGCGTGCGCGCCGACGGATTCAGCGACCGCGCCTTCACCGTGCACCGGACCTGGGCCGACCCCCGCATGGTCGATCCCACCCTGGAGCCCACCAAACGCCCGGCCAACCTCTGTTACGCGGGTGTGCCGGTGAAGGCCAACCGCTCTACTTTCGGAATCGGTTGTGCCACCACGCTGAAGAACTGGCTCGGCATGTGGAGCCTGTCGCACGCGCAGACCCGGGCCGAACCACATCTTGCCGATGTCACCGTTCCCGCGCTGGTCATCAACGCCGACTGCGATACCGGCGTCTTCCCGTCGGATGCTCAACACATCTACGACGCATTGGGCTCGACCGACAAGTCCCAGGCCTCCGTCGACGCCGACCACTACTTCCAGAACCCCGGAGCCCGCCAGGAGCAGGCAGATACGATTGCAGAGTGGGCAAGCAAGCGGTGGGAGTGAAGGTCCTCGCCCACTTTCCGGGCGGCCCACGCGTCCGCGAACAGCTTGCACCACACGCCGATTGGCTTGACGTGCGCTTCTGTGCCGAAGATGATGTCGACACCTTCTACGCCGAGCTACCGCATGCCGAGGTGCTGTGGCATGTGCTTCGTCCGCTCTCTGCCGACGACGTCGCCAAGGGCGCACAGCTGCGGCTGATCCACAAGTTCGGTGCCGGGGTGAACACCATCGCGCTGGATGCCGCGTCCGCGCAGGGGGTGGCCGTCGCCAACATGCCGGGCGCGAACGCGCCCTCGGTCGCCGAGGGCGCGCTGTTGCTCATGCTCGCCGCACTGCGGCAGCTGCCACGGCTGGACCGAGACATCCGCGCTGGTCGCGGGTGGCCCACCGATCAGTCCCTGGGCGACACTGTGCGCGATATCGGCTCTTGCACAGTCGGATTGGTGGGATACGGCAACATCGCCAAGACTCTGGAACAGATCCTGTTGGCGATGGGCGCCAGTGTCTTGCACACCAGCACCCGCAACGACGGTTCCGCGGGCTGGCGCAGCCTGGATGACCTGTTGACCGGCAGCGATATCGTGTCGCTGCATCTCCCGCTGACCGATGCCAGCTCTGGCCTCCTCGACGCCGCGGCCCTGGCCCGGATGAAATCCGGATCGGTCCTGGTGAACACCTCACGCGGCGCAGTCGTCGACGAGACGGCACTGATCGACGCGCTGCGACAAGGCCCCCTCGGGGCGGCAGGACTGGATGTCTTTGCACAGGAACCGATCTCGCCGGACAACCCCCTGCTGACCCTGCCCAATGTGGTGCTCACACCACACGTCACATGGTTCACGGCGGACACCATGACGCGCTATCTGGAGCACGCGATAGACAACTGCCGGCGTATACATGAGGGACTGCCGCTAGCTGACCGCGTGCGCTAGGCTAGCGCCCGGAGATTTACACTAGAGAGTATTCGTAAACGAACCACAATGGCGTGGGAGGACGAATGGGAACAGCTGTACAGCTCGCGGGCAAGGTCGTCGCCATCACCGGCGGAGCACGCGGAATCGGCCGGGCCATCGCCACGGCGTTCGCCGCCGAAGGCGCGAAGGTGGCGATCGGCGATATCGATAAAAAGCTGTGTGAGAACACCGCGGCCGAGATCGGTAACGGCACCATCGGCCTGCCACTCGATGTCACCGACTACGGCAGCTTCGAGGCCTTTTTAGACACCATCGCGGCCACCGTGGGGCCCGTCGACGTGATCGTGAACAACGCGGGCATCATGCCGATCACACCATTCGGGGAAGAGTCGCTGGAATCCATCCAACGTCAGCTGGATATCAACGTGCGCGGCGTCATGTGGGGCAGCCAGCTCGCCATAGCGCGGATGAAGCCGCGCGGTGGCGGCGTGATCGTCAACATCGCGTCGGCAGCGGGCAAGATGGGCGTACCCGGGCTCGCCACATATTGCGCGACGAAGTGGGCCGTGGTCGGTCTCTGTGAGTCGCTGACTCTCGAACTCAAGGACGACAACATCTCCGTTGTCTGCGTGATGCCCGGCGTGGTCAACACCGAGCTGGTGGCCGGTCTCGAAGAACACTGGCTACTCGGAATCGTTCAGCCCGAAGACATTGCCGCCGGTGTGCTCAAGGCCGTACGAAAAGGCAAGTTCCCCGTCATGGTGCCCAAGAAACTCGGCCCGCTGCTGCGGACAACGGCCATGCTGCCCAGGGCGCTGTACGGTCCCGCGGCGCGATCGCTGGGGATGGACCACTTCATGCTCGACGCCCATGGCACCTCGGCGCGTGCCGCATACGAGAACCGCGCCAGCCACAGCGAGCCCAGCGCCGATTAGTTAGGAAGCAACCAATGCCTATCGCCATCAACAGTGAGCATGTAGCACTTGCAGATTCGGCGCATGCGTTCGTCGAACGTGTGGTGCCCTCCGAGCTGCTGCACGAGACCCTCGAAACGCCCCTGCCGTGGCCTCCTCCGTTCTGGAAGGCCGCTGCCGATCAGGGTCTTACCTCCGTACATCTTGCCGAATCCGTTGGCGGCCAAGGATTCGGCGCACTGGAGCTGGCGATTGTGGTGGCCGAGTTCGGGCGGGGCGCCGTGCCCGGGCCGTTCGTCCCGTCGGTGATCGCGAGCGCGCTGATCAGCGGTCACGATCCCGACCACCCGCTGCTGAGCG contains:
- a CDS encoding TetR/AcrR family transcriptional regulator, which codes for MVQPTVRGRQTQAAIDEAARTVIARKGILATTVADIATEAGRSTASFYNYYDSKEAMVAQWAMRFRTEAQERVSAVIGHGRSNKQRARDIATAHWLTWRHQLAEMISVSQLAMINAEFAEFWNQMCSEPIDFLTTTIKRAQRDGYSPGNDPHLMASAIVSMMNQFAYNQLSQGNAATVDDDACIDTLAGICYRAIYSKEVC
- a CDS encoding TetR/AcrR family transcriptional regulator; its protein translation is MVTSSRVYGGVQAPDRQAERRNRLLEAGLDLLTSGPAPSVTVRGVCKQAGVVARYFYENFTDLDELTAQVYDGVIGEVATSTQKAVDAAPLRKKTAAGIANIVHVIAADPRIGHLLFGSNPANSVIAQRRSAAEQLFAALSGQHLNKTYQLPNDESMRAAAYFAVGGVGQTLAAWVSGQLTLSSDELIAVLTRLLDPVRR
- a CDS encoding SDR family oxidoreductase, which encodes MGTAVQLAGKVVAITGGARGIGRAIATAFAAEGAKVAIGDIDKKLCENTAAEIGNGTIGLPLDVTDYGSFEAFLDTIAATVGPVDVIVNNAGIMPITPFGEESLESIQRQLDINVRGVMWGSQLAIARMKPRGGGVIVNIASAAGKMGVPGLATYCATKWAVVGLCESLTLELKDDNISVVCVMPGVVNTELVAGLEEHWLLGIVQPEDIAAGVLKAVRKGKFPVMVPKKLGPLLRTTAMLPRALYGPAARSLGMDHFMLDAHGTSARAAYENRASHSEPSAD
- a CDS encoding 2-hydroxyacid dehydrogenase — its product is MGKQAVGVKVLAHFPGGPRVREQLAPHADWLDVRFCAEDDVDTFYAELPHAEVLWHVLRPLSADDVAKGAQLRLIHKFGAGVNTIALDAASAQGVAVANMPGANAPSVAEGALLLMLAALRQLPRLDRDIRAGRGWPTDQSLGDTVRDIGSCTVGLVGYGNIAKTLEQILLAMGASVLHTSTRNDGSAGWRSLDDLLTGSDIVSLHLPLTDASSGLLDAAALARMKSGSVLVNTSRGAVVDETALIDALRQGPLGAAGLDVFAQEPISPDNPLLTLPNVVLTPHVTWFTADTMTRYLEHAIDNCRRIHEGLPLADRVR
- a CDS encoding oxygenase MpaB family protein — encoded protein: MTIERVSEVDETVVGDGGPGTRSRRGEPVPPAARLSPGWSWRRQPTMVDNMMGLALLAGPANIVMQLARPGVGYGVVDSKVESGRADLHPVKRARTTFTYLAVATMGSPEQKAAFRKATNRSHAQVRSAPGDAVQYNAFDPDLQKWVAICLYKGFVDVYEAFVGPMTPDMAERCLQEGAVMGTTLQMPLAMWPKSCAEFDAYWQQSLDQVHIDDHVRPYLYRIVSASIAVPRFMRRPVGAFSRLISTGFLPQRFRDEMRLPWSPARQRTFRGVVTLLGVANRLLPNALRRFPFNALMIDLNWRIRSGRDLV
- a CDS encoding alpha/beta hydrolase; this translates as MPTELTVEREFVGLPSPTAGRNGAGGHPCQGLYHRAAGTRPRIAFIATHYQIDFSEHYIAEYLARHGYGFLGWNTRFRGFESHFLLDHALVDIGVGVRWLQEEAGVETVLLLGNSGGGSLMAAYQSQAAAPKVTPLEGMRPAQGLDTLPAASGYVASAAHLGRPDVLTDWMDASVIDESDPTSTDPALDLFNEDNGPAYSPAFVTKYREGQVARNHRITAWALDELARVRADGFSDRAFTVHRTWADPRMVDPTLEPTKRPANLCYAGVPVKANRSTFGIGCATTLKNWLGMWSLSHAQTRAEPHLADVTVPALVINADCDTGVFPSDAQHIYDALGSTDKSQASVDADHYFQNPGARQEQADTIAEWASKRWE
- a CDS encoding VOC family protein; translated protein: MIKPNNPNSEFEFGGFNHVALVCSDMARTVDFYTNVLGMPLIKSLDLPMGQGQHFFFDAGGGDSLAFFWFKDAPDGVPGISAPPAIPGIGDIVSAVSSMNHISLHVPAEKFDEYRVKLKAKGVRVGPILNHDESEFQVSKELHPGVYVRSFYFLDPDGITLEFACWTKEFTAADVTVAPKAAAERTPREVATA